The genomic window ACGCGATACCACCGGCCGACGCGACCGCTCCCGCCTCAGACGGCGGTCGTTCCTGAAAGCTGCATCGGCGTCGACGGCGGGGGCGGTCGCCGTCACCGGCTGTCTCGGTCGCGGTCGCCAGTCGGGAACGGTGGTGATGACCGCCGCCTCGGACATCGCGGGGATCATGCACAGCGACGGCGACGAGCCCTCGATTCAGCAGGCGCTCTGGGACGCCGGCCTCGACGAGGACATCAGCGTCGAGATTCAGACGGTCGTCAGCGACTCCGCACAGCGGATGCAAGACGCGCAGGCGACCCTCCAGGCGGGACGTGCCCCACCCGACATTCATATGATGGACAGCGGGTGGACGATCCCGTTTATCCTGCGCGAGCAGACCCTCAACCTGAGCGAGGCGCTCCCGGACGATGTCGTCAGCAGCGTCGAGAACAACTACCTCGAGGCGATCCTCGAGACGGCTCAACATCCACAGACGGGCGACATTCACGCGATTCCGCTGTTCCCGGATTTCGGGCTCATGCTGTACCGGCAGGATCTCATCGAGGACGCCGGCCACGACACCAGCGACTGGGGGAGCGAGCCGCCATCGTGGGAGACGTTCGCGACGGCCGTCGACGACGCGATGGGCCAGTCCGACGTCGACTACGGGTTCACGACGCAGGCGGCCGCGTACGAGGGGCTGGCCTGCTGTTCGTTCAACGAGGTGATGACGACGTGGGGCGGCGCGTACTTCGGCGGCACCGAGAACCTGTTTACCGCCGGAGACCGCCCGATCACCGTCGACGAGCAGTGGACGGTCGACTCGATCCGGATGATGCGCGCGTTCATCGACGGCGACGACCCGAACGGGCTCGATGGCTTCCCCGATATCTGCCCGTCGGCCGTCGTGCAGTGGACCGAACAGGAATCGCTCAATCCCTTCGCGGACGGCAACGCCGTCGCCAACCGTAACTGGCCGTTCGCGATCGCCGAGACCGGCGGCGAGGACGGATTCGGCGAGGATCTCGGCGTCATGGCCCGACCCACCGCGATTTCCCAAGACGAGGCCGAGTACGAGGGCGTCGGTGGCACCGCCGCGGCGCTCGGCGGGTGGAACCTCGCCGTGAGCCCGTTTACGGAGCGCCGCGAGGAGGCCCTGCAGGTCCTCGAGGCGTTCACCACCGAGGAAGTCCAACTCACGATCTTCGAACTGGGCGGGTTCCTGCCACCGAACATCGACCTGATCACCGAGGCCGATCCCGACGAGATCGGCCCGTCCGCGCGGTACACGGAGCAGCTCCAAGCGGCCGGCGAGAACGCGATTCCGCGGCCGGTGACCGACCTCTGGCCCGAACAGTCGGCGCTGATCTATCAGGAGGTCAACGCGGCGTACCGCGGAGCGAAAGCACCCGACACCGCGATGAACGACCTCGCGGAGCGACTCGAGCGGAGCGAAGCGGAGGTATCCGAGAATGACGACTGATCCCGACACTGAGACCGAAACCGAGATCGCGCCGCCGCTGGCGACCGACGGCGGCGCGGTGACCGGCGAGACCGGAACGGGCCGGGAGCGCGACCGGGACCGGACCGGCAACGCCGTCGTCAACTGGATGGAAAACCTGAGCGAGGGAGCGTACGCCTACCTTCTGTTGCTCCCGGCGTTCGCGCTGCTCGCACTGATCGCGTTCTACCCGTTGCTCCGAACGTTCGTCATGTCGCTGCGCGCCGACGAGACGCGCGGAATGGAACCCCTTGGGGAGTTCGTCGGCATCGAAAACTACGTCGACATTCTCACCGGGAACGCCCGACTGGCCCGGCAGTTCCTCGACGTTGGACTGTCGTCGTCGTTCCCCTTTATCGAACTCGGCGTTCCGTTCTTCCAGCAGGCGCTGTTCGTCACGCTCGCGTTCGCGGTCATCAGCGTCGTCCTCGAGACGGTGATCGGGTTCGGGCAGGCCTACGTGCTCGATCAGGACTTCCGGGGTCGGCGCTGGGTCCGCGTGGCGATCATCCTCCCGTGGGCGGTACCGATCGTGATTCAGGGGATGATCTTCTTCCTGCTGTTCCAGCCGACGGTCGGGTTCGGCTCCGACCTCATGCAGAGCCTCGGCATCTTCAGTTCGACGCCGCTTGCCAACAGCCGGGACGCCTTCATCATCATCCTCGTGGCCGACATCTGGAAGTCCTCGGCGTTCATGGCCCTGCTGATCCTCGCCGGGCTCCAGAGCGTCGACCGGAGCCTGTACGACGTCGCTCGCGTTGCGGGGGCCTCGCCGTGGCAGCGGTTCAAACTGATCACGCTCCCACTCGTGATGCCGGCCCTGCTGGTCGCGATGTTGTTCCGAACGATGGACGCGATGCGGGTCTTCGGGCTGATCGAGTCGACCGCGGGCTGTACGACCGTCCCGTCGCTGACCTGCCTCGTCGTCGAGGCGATGTTCGGCGGCACGCGGATCTACGCGACCGCCGCCGCCGTGGCGTTCGCGACGGCGCTCGTGATCGGGCTGATAATCGGCGGCTACGTGGTCCTGTTCCGCGACACCGACGGAGGAATGTACTGATGAGTGATCCCAGAGATTCCATCGATCCGACCGACGCTGGCGACACTGAGACCGAACTGTCCCGCGATCCGACGCTCCGTCGGCCCGACGGCGGCACGTCGATCCTCGAGGACGACCGCGACGCCGAACTCGACCGCGGGCCGTTCCAGCAGTGGGTCGCCGACTCCATCTCCCACCCCGAACGGGTCTACCGGGCGCTGTTCTACGTTGCGGCGATCTTCTTCCTCTTTACGACGCTGTTCCCGTTCTACTGGCTGCTGATGGTCGCACTGACGCCGGAAGGCCAGCTTCAGGACATCGTCTTCACGCCCAACGGCTTCAATCCGGGCGCGTTCGTCGAGGTCTTTCAGGTCATCCCCTTCCACGTCTACATGTTCAACAGCTTCGTGATCGCGCTGGCTTCGACGGTGGTCGTCCTCGTCATCGCCAGCCTCGCGGGCTACGCCTTCGGCCGCCTCGAGTTCCCCGGCCGGACGCCGCTCATGTTACTCGTGCTGGTGATTTCCTTTTTCCCGCCAGCCGCGTTCTTCATCCCGCTGAACGACCTGTTTAACACCTCCTTCTTCTTCCTCGAGCCGATCACCGGCGACGGCACCCTCTACAACACGCCCTTCGCGCTCGTGACGCCGCTGTCGGCGATCTTCATGCCGCTGGCGATCTTCATTCTGACGACGTTTTACTCGCAGATTCCGGACGGGTTAGAGGACGCGGCTCGCGTCGAGGGGACGACCCGGCTGGGCGCGCTCTTCCGGGTCATCATCCCGCTGTCGGCACCCGGCGTCGCGACCGCGGGCGTGTTGACCTTCATCGCCGTCTACAACGAGTTCTTCTTCTCGTTCCTGATGACGGACGGCCAGCCCGAGAACTGGGCACCCATCCTCGACGGCATTCTCGCCTATCAGGGGCAGTACGAAGTGATGTACCACCTCATGGCCGCCGCGAGCATCCTCGGGGTCATCCCCGTCGCGATCCTCGTGGTCATCGCACAGGAAAAGATCGTCAGCGGGCTGACTGCAGGCGCACTCAAAGAGTAACACAATGGCACGAGTACGACTCGAGAACGTCACGAAACGGTACGGAGAGGAAACGGCGGTCGACGACATCAGCCTCGAGGTCGAAGACGGCGAGTTCGTCACGCTGGTCGGCCCCTCGGGCTGTGGAAAGTCCACGACGATGGAGACCGTCGCGGGGTTGACCCAGCCCACCGAGGGCCGGGTGTACATCGGCGACGACGACGTGACGACCCTCGCACCCAAAGACCGGGGCGTCGCGATGGTCTTCCAGAACATCGCACTGTTCCCGCACATGGACGTCTACGAGAACATCTCCTTCGGGCTCCGCCTCCGGAAGTACGACGACGAGGAAGTCAGGCGCCGCGTCGAGCAGGCGGCCGACATCGTCCAACTCGAGGGGATGTTAGACCGGATGCCCGAGGAGATGTCCGGCGGCCAGCAACAGCGGGTCGGCATCGCTCGCGCCATCGTTCGCAACCCGGACGTGTTCCTGATGGATGAGCCGCTGGCGAACTTAGACGCGAAGCTGCGGGTCCACATGCGGACGGAGCTCCAGCGGCTCCACCGGGAGCTCGACGCGACGGTCATCTACGTCACCCACGATCAGGCCGAAGCGATGACGATGTCGAACCGAATCGCGGTGCTGAACGGCGGCAAACTCCAGCAGATCGCGCCGCCGCTGGTCTGCTACAACGAGCCCGCGAACCTGTTCGTCGCGGGCTTTATCGGCTCCCCGTCGATGAACTTCGTCGAGGGGACACTCGTCGAGGGCGGCCTCGAGACGAACAACTTCACCGTCGATCTCGATCCGGCGCGGATTCCGGGTGTTACGGTCGGCGACGACGTAACACTCGGGATTCGGCCGGAGGACGTCCACCTGTCGCGGTTCGTCGAGACGGTCGGTTCGCCGACGGACCCGATCAGTGCTCGAACCGACGTATTAGAGCCGATGGGCGACGAGGTCTTCGTCTACGTCTTGCTCTCCGAGGCTGCGACGGGGTCGATGGATCAAGATCCCGCCACGTCGCCGAATCAGTTGCTGATGAGCGTCACCCCCGACACGGACATCGAGGCGGACCAAGAGATCGACGTCGTCCTCGACCGGTCGAAGATCCATCTCTTCGATACCGCGACCGGCGACGCGCTGGTCCACGGCATCACCGACCTCTCGGAGCGAGAGCCCGGGACGACGCCGACGGAAGCCGACAGCTAAGCCGCCAGCGACTCGAGCGCGCTCGAGTCCTCCGAGTTGTCCGTCGGCCGGCCGCCCCTCGCATCGTTTGGCGACGGACGGAAGTCGCTCGAGTCAAAGAATTCGATATAGCGGTCACGGGTGTATCAGTCCGAAACGAGACGGCCCCGGCAGTTCCAGAATCACAGAGAAATGATAGGAGATCGATCCGACATCGAAACCGGCATCGTTGGCCTCGGCAACATCGGCCAGTACCACGCCGAGCGACTCGTCGACCTCGGCGTGACACTCGCCGGGGGGATGGACGTCGCCGCCGAGGCGCGAACGCGCTTCGCCCGACGGTACGACGTCGATGTCTACGACGACCACCGGGAACTCTACGACACCGTCGACGCCGTCATCATCACGACGCCCAACAAGTATCACGAGGAGTACGCGGTCGACGCCTTCGAGCGGAACCTCCACGTCCTGCTCGAGAAACCGCTCGGTCACTCGATCGAGAGCGCCGAACGGATCGCCGAGGCGGCGAATGCGTCGGACGGCTACGCGATGGTGGGCTTTAACAATCGGTTCGCGAACACCGTCCAGATCGTGCGAAACCGAATCGAACGAGGCGACCTCGGCGACGTGTCCCACGTCGAGGCGAACTACGTCCGGCGGCGCGGCATCCCGGGTCGGGGCTCGTGGTTCACCCGGCGACAGATCGCCGGCGGCGGCGCGCTGATCGACCTCGGCGTCCACGCCATCGATCTCGCCCTCTACCTGCTCGGCTATCCCGAGGTCGAAGCGGTAAACGGCGTCGCCCGCAGCGAGTTCGGCTCCCGCGAGGAGTACGCCTACCTCGACATGTGGGCCGACGACGCGGGCCCCGCCGGGTTCGACGTCGACGACTCCGCCAGCGCCTTCATCCGCTGTGCCGGGAACCGAACCATCTCCCTCGAGGTCGCGTGGGCGACCAACCGGCCAGCGACCCACGAGTTCGTCGCCCGCGGTACCGACTCAGCGGCCCGGTTCGACCTCCTCGAGGGCGATCTCACCTTCCACTCGGCGAGCAAGGTCGGTCCCGACCACCTCGAGGACACGTCGATCGAGACGCGACAGAACGACACCCACTCGGACGAACAACGGGAGTTCTTCGACCGGATCGTCGGCGAGGAGGACCGCGGCAACAGCGTCGCGGAGGCGCTGACGGTCCAGCGAGTCATCAACGGGATCTACCGCTCGAGCGACGAGGGCCGCACCGCTTCGATCGACGAATAAGGGGTGGACGGATCGACGACTGCCGGACGCGTCTCGAGCGGGCAATAGCGTGCACGGCGTTTACGGCGGAGAGCCACCAACGGCCAATCATGGAGACGCCTCCCGAACTGCAAAACGTGGCCGGCGACGAGGACGACGTCACGATCAGCAATCGCGAGTACGAGGACGAGAGCATCATTGCCGTCGATTTCGGCCCCACCGGCGAGAAGCCGACGGTCGACATCATCGACGAGACGGCGATCGTCACCGTCGGCGAGACACAGTTCGAGTTCGACGTTCCGGCCGGCGCGAGCGACGTTACCGTCAACGATGGGATTCTGACGATCTCTGGCTGACGATTCCGCGATCCGGACACCCCGTCACTCGGTGCCCTCGAGTCCGAAGTCCCCCGACCGGCGCTCGGTGAACCGTCGCCACCGAGCGCGTGCGCCCCACGTCTTTATTTTCCCGGCTGTGGACGCTGTTTCCATGGAGATCGGCGTTCACACCCCGCCGCTGGCCGATGAACCGCTCGAAAGCGCGCTGCCCTATCTCGACGGACTCGGCGTCGGCGCGATCGAACCCGGCGTCGGCGGTCACCCGGGACAGGACCACCTCGAGCGGGCCGCGTACCTCGACGACGAGATCGAACAGGCGGAACTTCGCGACCTGCTCGAGGAGTACGGCATGCGGATTAGCGCGCTCGCGATCCACAACAACCCGCTCCACCCCGACGAGGAGCGGGCCGAAGAAGCCGACACCGAACTCCGCGAGGCGATCCGGCTGGCTTCCCAACTCGAGGTCGGGACCGTCACCTGCTTCTCGGGGCTGCCGGCCGGCGGGCCGAACGACGACGTCCCGAACTGGATCACGGCCCCGTGGCCGCCCGAGCACGCCGACGCGCTCGAGTACCAGTGGGAGCGGGCGATCGACTACTGGGGCGAGATCGCCGATGTGGCCGCCGAGCAGGGGGTCGACATTGCCATCGAGATGCACCCGAACATGCTGGTCTACGAGCCCCACGGGATGGCGAGACTGCGCGAGGAGACCGGCGAGCGGATCGGCGCGAACTTCGATCCCTCGCATCTCTACTGGCAGGGGATCACGATCACCGACGCGATCCGGTATCTGGGCGAGCGAGACGCGATCCACCACGTCCACGCCAAAGACACCAAGATCTACGACGCACAGGCCCGCGAGAAAGGGGTGCTGGATACGACCGCCTACGACGACGAGCCGAACCGCTCGTGGCTCTTCCGCTCCGTGGGATACGGTCACGACGAGACCCACTGGAAGGACATCGTCTCGACGCTCCGGATGGTCGGCTACGACGGCGCGTTGAGCATCGAACACGAGGACTCGCTGACCAGCTCCCGCGAGGGACTCGAGAAGGCGATCGATCTGCTCGAGCGGGCGGTCTTCGAGACCCAGCCCGGCGAGGCTTACTGGGCCGAGTGAGCCGACCGGCGGCTCCTCGAGCGGGCCAGTGACCCGGTCAGCGGAGGGGACGAACCTCGATATCGCTGCCGGGGCGGACGACGATCTCGTACCCCTCGTACTCGAGTCGGACGACCACGTCGCCGGCGGTTCCGGCGGTGGTGTGGAACAGTTCGTCGAGCGCCTCCGGGTTGATGACCGTAAACAGCGGGTCGTACGCCGGTGGCTCGACCTCGGTGACGCCGACGCCTTCCTCGGCGGCGATCGCCTCGATGATCGCCTGGGTCGGCGGCACCTCCCCATCGGGCGTCGACGTGTTGTCCGAAGTGGACATACTGTCGTCTATGACAGTCCAGCTGATAAGGGTAATGGCAAAAATACGTGGCTGATGAACAGCCGTAATATCTGCTGTGGCGGTTGATTACCGCGTCTGAATCGGCCGCTGATCGGTCCGTTCTCTCGATCGCTCACCCCGGTCTCGCTCCCGGGGCTCGAGTAGCCACGTCACGGACCGACTGGTATCACTCGATGAAAGTCATGATTAGAAGAGAGTAGTGAGTCCATGAGAGTCTTTTTATCTCCTATACGATGGCCATAACAATATCCGTTTCCGCCGATCCACCGGACGTGGAACCCGTTCCAATCCCGGTCGATCCGCCCGGTCCCTGCTGATCGGTCGCGGTCGCGCCGGGGAACGGCCACGACAGACAGCTATGAAACTCGCACTCATCGGCTTCGGTCAGGCAGGCGGGAAGGTAGTCGACGAGTTCCTGGCGTTCGACGACTCGATCGGCGGCGGCTTCATCGAATCGGCGATCGCGGTCAACTCGGCGACGACGGACCTCAAGGGACTCGAGAACGTATCGGACGAGAACCGCGTCCTCATCGGACAGGCGCGCGTGAAAGGCCACGGCGTCGGCGCGGACAACGAACTCGGCGCGGAAGTCGCCGAGGCGGACATCGACGAGATTCAGGGCGCGATCGACCGGGTCCCGGTCCACGAGATCGACGCGTTCCTGATCGTCGCCGGCATGGGCGGCGGCACCGGGTCGGGCGGCGCGCCCGTCCTCGCGAAACACCTCCAGCGGATCTACACCCAGCCGGTCTACGGGCTCGGCATCCTCCCCGGGACCGACGAGGGCGGGATCTACACGCTCAACGCCGCCCGATCGTTCCAGACGTTCGTCACCGAGGTCGACAACCTGCTCGTCTTCGACAACGACGTCTGGCGCAGCGCCGGCGAATCCGTCGAGGGCGGCTACGACCGCATCAACCGTGAAATCGTCGAGCGGTTCGGCCTCCTCTTCGCCGCCGGCGAGGTCGAACAGGGCGATCACGTCGCCGAGAGCGTCGTCGACTCGAGCGAGATCATCAACACGCTCTCGGGCGGCGGCGTCTCCACGATCGGCTACGCCAGCGAGGTCGTCGAGACGGACGACGGCCTGCTCTCCTCGCTGACCGGCGGCGACGAGTTCGACGAGGGCGCGGCGACGAACCGGATGACCAGCCTCGTCCGCAAGGCTACCCTCGGACGGCTCACGCTGCCGTGTGATGTCGGCAGCACCGACCGCGGGCTGGTCGTCGCCACCGGTCCGCCGAGCCAGCTCAACCGCAAGGGCGTCGAGCGCGGCCGCCAGTGGCTCGAGGACGAGACCGGGAGCATGGAGATCCGCGGCGGCGATTACCCGATCCCCAACCGGGATGAAGTCGGCGCGATCGCCCTGCTGTCGGGTGTGACGGACGTGCCGCGGATCGACCAGCTCCAGCAGGTCGCGATCGAGGCCCAGGAGACGACCGAGAACGTCCGGGCCAGCGCCGAAGAAGACTTCGCGTCGCTGATGGACACCGGTGGCGAACTCGACGCGCTGTTCTAGCGGTTCCGACTGACGGATTCTTTGCTCGATAGTCATCGAGACGGCACATCGTTCTATCATCGCTACCGAACGGACTCCTCCATCGTCACTATCGGACAGAATCTGGATAGCGACTGCGAAACCGGGGCCCTCGAGTCAGTTCCGTGCATCGGACGGGCCGACGAGGTTGTCGACCGCCGAGCGGAATCCGGGACTCTCGCGGTACCACAGCCAGCAGCCGACGCCGGCGGTGAGCAGCGAGCCCGCGATCAGTCCGATCGTCGACGCCAGAAACGCGGTCGACCCGTCGCCGGAGACCGCGAAGACGTTCGCCGGGTTGTCGTGAAGGAAGAAGAAATACGTCACGAACCAGGCGTTCGTGAGCATCGTCGAGACTAACACCGGCGCGCCGTAGGCGTAGTTTCGCGCCCAGATCAGCCCGATCGCGACCAGCGGGCCGACCAACCCGACGATGGCGATAAACGCCGGTTGCCCCTGCGTGAGCGGGGCCTCGACCGTCGACTGGGCGAGGCCGAACAGCCCGCAGAGCGCCAGATAGACGAGAAACGGCGTCGTGACGATGATTCGTTGATCCACGTCGTATCGTGGTGACCTGTTCGTCTTAACTGTTATTCCCAGATACTCGAGAGAATCGCGATCGCGTCGCGGCGGCGATCGGCCGAACCCGCGCTCGATCGGAGACGTGGCGTCCCGGACGGCAGAGAGGCGAGAATCGGTTGAACGAGCGGTCGACGACGATTCGGGACAGGCCGAGACATCTCAAATAGACCAATCGCAGGCGGGCACCGAGATTATAGGGACCGATTACCACAGGATCGAACGATCGCCGCTCGTGTCAGTCACGATAACGAGACAATAACGAATTGTGATATCCGCAACTGAACGGCCATGAGGGGTCAGGAGAACGATACCACGACGCAGTCGACGATGCGGAAAGCACTCGCGGCGGTCTTGTCCCGGGGGACCGACCGAACGGTCATCGAGGAGTGCCGGCGGTGTGGCACGACCCTCGAGTCGACGGCGGAGTGTCCGTCCTGTGGCGGCGACGACATCGTCGAGTATCGGATTCGGTGAACGTATCGAGACCGGCAGCCGTCGACTGTCGGCTCACCGCGACTCGAGCGGAATCGCGCTCGTCTCGATCGAATCACGTCGCCCGTCGAGTACGTCGAACCGCTCGTCGCGGCGCGACTCGAGCCAGTAGAGGAGCCGCTCGGCCCACTCGAGCTTGCGCGCTTTCGGCGGGTCGACCGCGGGGTCGTCGAAGTCCCAGCCGACGAAGGTGAGCCGGGCGGCACCGAGGTGATCGGCGAGAAACGCGGCTCGATCGCCGTCGGTAAAGCCGCCGACGTTGCGGACCGGACCGCGCGGTGCGGCCTGCGTCGTCGGCAACACGTACCCGTGGTCGCAGTCGGGGACCACGTCGCGAATCGCCTCGCGGTTGTCGCCGTGGGCGTGAACCGCGACCGGAACGCCCCGGTCGGTGAGCCGGACGACGGTCTCCGGGTTCTTATCGAGGTCGGTTACCATGCAGTCGGCGTCGATCCCGCGGCTCGCGAGGGTGTCGACCGCAGTCGACGCGGCGACGACGACATCGGCCTCGCGAGCGCGCTCGAGGTCCCGGTCGGTCTCGAGGGACGGCCCAGCACCCGCGACGGCGACGGTCGTCTCGGGACCGATTCCCAGTTCGGCGGGATCGAACGAGTCCTCGAGCAGCGATGCGAGGCGGTCACGCACCTGCTCGTCGCCGGCTCGGTCGTAGCCGAAATCGCGGAGAATTGCCTCGTAGACCGGTTCCCACTCGTCGAACTTCATGGCGGATACCCGTACTCGTCGTTCGACCGGTTTGTGTGTTCGGTGTCGGCGGTGGTTCGCCACCCGCTGGGTCCGTTCGGATCGGTCGGCGATGGGTCGCGTCGACCACGCCGGCACAGCGGCTCGTCCAGTTCGGTATCTGTCAGTTCCTCGCGAGGGACCCAGTCGTCACTGGGCAACGTAGTACCACAATAATTCCGTGTTATGGGCCGGGGGTCGCCTCCAAAGTACCCCTACCCGGGAGGCCGCCCGGCGTCCACTCCCACCTTTCGAAGCATCCGGCATAAGCTTTCTCTTAACGCAGCAGCTTTGACAGCTTCGCTCCGATATCGCTAAGGCGGCCGCTTTCGTCTTCGAGACGTTCTGATACGTCGGAAATACTCGTCTCCGATCCCATGAGGAGGAGATCACCGTCAGACGCGCGTTGGACATCCGCGCCGTGCTCCGCCGCGACCGCGAGCAGCCGCTCGCTTGCATCGGCGTCGAGACCCTCGACCTCGAGCAGTTGAGTCCGCCAGTCGTCGGCGAACGCGGGGTCGACGCCGCGCTCTCTGAGCTGTGCCCGGAACTCGCGGGTCGAATGAACGTCCAGTTGCGAGACCGCGACCCCGTCGCCGGCGACGCTCGCACGCTCGGTGAAGGCGTCCCCGATCAGCGCCGCGTCCCGGGTCTCGGCCACGTCGTGGGTCCGAATGACGTGTGCGCCGCGCTCGACGGCCATCGAGGTCGCCGCGAGGCTGACCGGCAGCCGCTCGTCGGTCTCGCGGCCCGCGATCTCGCCGAGGAAGTTCTTCCGGTTGATCGAGACCAGCATCGGCCGCTCGAGCGCGCGGAACTCCCGCAGTCGGCGGAAGGTCTCGCGGTCGTCCTCGAGGGTCTGGGCCTCGCTCCAGCCGCCGAAGGCGGGGTCGACGATCGTCTTGTCCGTCAGGCCGTTCTGTTTGAGCGCCTCGTAGACCTGCTCGACGTACCCTGCCTGCGACGCCCACTCCGGGGACTTCCGCTCTGCCCAGTCGGTCTCCTCGACGGCACCCGGCCGCTCGAGGTCCGGCGGGCTCGCCATCTTCGCGACCGCGACGTCGTGGTCCTCGCAGACGGTCGGCATCTCGGGGTCGGCGAAGCCGCAGATGTCGTTGACCATGTCGAACCCCCGCGAGATCGCCTCGTCGGCCACCTCGGCATACCGCGTCTCGATCGAGAAGATCGCATCGCCGGAGACGCTCTCGATGGTTTCGAGCGCGACGTGGAGCCGCTCGAGTTCCTCCTCGGCCGAGAGCACGTCGAACCGCTTGTTCGCCGACTCGAGGCCGACATCGACGATGTCGGCACCCTCGCCGATCAGGGACTCGTCGACGTACCGTGCCGCCTCGCCGGGGTCGTCGTAGACGCTCGGATCGTAGGGCGACTCCTCGCTGACGTTCAGGACGCCCATGATCCGGGGCGGATGGTCGTCACCGATCCCCAAGCCGGCGGCGTCGACGCTGTTCATACCCCGAGTGAGGAAGCGAGACAAAAAGGCACCGCGGTTCCGGCGAACCGGTATCGCCTCGCAGCGGGCTCACCATCGCGACGGAGCGACGGTCACCGCGTCGACGCGGCTCGAGCGGCGTCCGATTCCGTTGCGAGGACGATCTCGTCGTTCCGGGACTGCACCGGGACGCCGGTCGCAATCCAGTGAGCCTCGTCGAGCGTCTCGGTCATCTCGTCGGTCAGGCTCGATCGCTCGAAGTAGCCGTCCATGAGCGCCGGGCCGGCGACCGCGAGTTCGTCGCCGTCGGCGCGCTCGAGGACTCGCGCTCGAACGTCTGAAAGCGGTGTTCCGATCGTCCCGGACTCGAGGTCGTCCGGCGTTCTACGGTGGGTGAGACCGGTCTCCGGAAGCCCGAAGAGCCGGTCGGCGTCGCCGGTATCGCCGGACTGTCCGCCGATGGCGGTTGGCGTCGACTCGACGACGGTGAGGTCGTACTCCTCGGTCGAGAGATCGCTCGCCCGGAGGTCGCGGTACTGCTGTGGGGTGAGGAACGTCCGATCGATATCGGCCGTCACGATCAGCGAGCGA from Natrinema versiforme includes these protein-coding regions:
- a CDS encoding extracellular solute-binding protein, producing the protein MERDTTGRRDRSRLRRRSFLKAASASTAGAVAVTGCLGRGRQSGTVVMTAASDIAGIMHSDGDEPSIQQALWDAGLDEDISVEIQTVVSDSAQRMQDAQATLQAGRAPPDIHMMDSGWTIPFILREQTLNLSEALPDDVVSSVENNYLEAILETAQHPQTGDIHAIPLFPDFGLMLYRQDLIEDAGHDTSDWGSEPPSWETFATAVDDAMGQSDVDYGFTTQAAAYEGLACCSFNEVMTTWGGAYFGGTENLFTAGDRPITVDEQWTVDSIRMMRAFIDGDDPNGLDGFPDICPSAVVQWTEQESLNPFADGNAVANRNWPFAIAETGGEDGFGEDLGVMARPTAISQDEAEYEGVGGTAAALGGWNLAVSPFTERREEALQVLEAFTTEEVQLTIFELGGFLPPNIDLITEADPDEIGPSARYTEQLQAAGENAIPRPVTDLWPEQSALIYQEVNAAYRGAKAPDTAMNDLAERLERSEAEVSENDD
- a CDS encoding carbohydrate ABC transporter permease; this encodes MENLSEGAYAYLLLLPAFALLALIAFYPLLRTFVMSLRADETRGMEPLGEFVGIENYVDILTGNARLARQFLDVGLSSSFPFIELGVPFFQQALFVTLAFAVISVVLETVIGFGQAYVLDQDFRGRRWVRVAIILPWAVPIVIQGMIFFLLFQPTVGFGSDLMQSLGIFSSTPLANSRDAFIIILVADIWKSSAFMALLILAGLQSVDRSLYDVARVAGASPWQRFKLITLPLVMPALLVAMLFRTMDAMRVFGLIESTAGCTTVPSLTCLVVEAMFGGTRIYATAAAVAFATALVIGLIIGGYVVLFRDTDGGMY
- a CDS encoding carbohydrate ABC transporter permease; the encoded protein is MSDPRDSIDPTDAGDTETELSRDPTLRRPDGGTSILEDDRDAELDRGPFQQWVADSISHPERVYRALFYVAAIFFLFTTLFPFYWLLMVALTPEGQLQDIVFTPNGFNPGAFVEVFQVIPFHVYMFNSFVIALASTVVVLVIASLAGYAFGRLEFPGRTPLMLLVLVISFFPPAAFFIPLNDLFNTSFFFLEPITGDGTLYNTPFALVTPLSAIFMPLAIFILTTFYSQIPDGLEDAARVEGTTRLGALFRVIIPLSAPGVATAGVLTFIAVYNEFFFSFLMTDGQPENWAPILDGILAYQGQYEVMYHLMAAASILGVIPVAILVVIAQEKIVSGLTAGALKE
- a CDS encoding ABC transporter ATP-binding protein, with protein sequence MARVRLENVTKRYGEETAVDDISLEVEDGEFVTLVGPSGCGKSTTMETVAGLTQPTEGRVYIGDDDVTTLAPKDRGVAMVFQNIALFPHMDVYENISFGLRLRKYDDEEVRRRVEQAADIVQLEGMLDRMPEEMSGGQQQRVGIARAIVRNPDVFLMDEPLANLDAKLRVHMRTELQRLHRELDATVIYVTHDQAEAMTMSNRIAVLNGGKLQQIAPPLVCYNEPANLFVAGFIGSPSMNFVEGTLVEGGLETNNFTVDLDPARIPGVTVGDDVTLGIRPEDVHLSRFVETVGSPTDPISARTDVLEPMGDEVFVYVLLSEAATGSMDQDPATSPNQLLMSVTPDTDIEADQEIDVVLDRSKIHLFDTATGDALVHGITDLSEREPGTTPTEADS
- a CDS encoding Gfo/Idh/MocA family protein, encoding MYQSETRRPRQFQNHREMIGDRSDIETGIVGLGNIGQYHAERLVDLGVTLAGGMDVAAEARTRFARRYDVDVYDDHRELYDTVDAVIITTPNKYHEEYAVDAFERNLHVLLEKPLGHSIESAERIAEAANASDGYAMVGFNNRFANTVQIVRNRIERGDLGDVSHVEANYVRRRGIPGRGSWFTRRQIAGGGALIDLGVHAIDLALYLLGYPEVEAVNGVARSEFGSREEYAYLDMWADDAGPAGFDVDDSASAFIRCAGNRTISLEVAWATNRPATHEFVARGTDSAARFDLLEGDLTFHSASKVGPDHLEDTSIETRQNDTHSDEQREFFDRIVGEEDRGNSVAEALTVQRVINGIYRSSDEGRTASIDE
- a CDS encoding sugar phosphate isomerase/epimerase, giving the protein MEIGVHTPPLADEPLESALPYLDGLGVGAIEPGVGGHPGQDHLERAAYLDDEIEQAELRDLLEEYGMRISALAIHNNPLHPDEERAEEADTELREAIRLASQLEVGTVTCFSGLPAGGPNDDVPNWITAPWPPEHADALEYQWERAIDYWGEIADVAAEQGVDIAIEMHPNMLVYEPHGMARLREETGERIGANFDPSHLYWQGITITDAIRYLGERDAIHHVHAKDTKIYDAQAREKGVLDTTAYDDEPNRSWLFRSVGYGHDETHWKDIVSTLRMVGYDGALSIEHEDSLTSSREGLEKAIDLLERAVFETQPGEAYWAE
- a CDS encoding HalOD1 output domain-containing protein, translated to MSTSDNTSTPDGEVPPTQAIIEAIAAEEGVGVTEVEPPAYDPLFTVINPEALDELFHTTAGTAGDVVVRLEYEGYEIVVRPGSDIEVRPLR